A genome region from Microplitis mediator isolate UGA2020A chromosome 4, iyMicMedi2.1, whole genome shotgun sequence includes the following:
- the LOC130666700 gene encoding NADPH-dependent diflavin oxidoreductase 1: MEALDIKILYGSETGTAQDIAEGIWKLAKRCELKCSVMSMNDYDIENIINEKLIIFVVSTTGQGECPSNMRKFWRFLLQKKLPDNFIDNLKYAVLGLGDSSYEKYNYAAKKLNKRLSQLGGTSLISIGLADDQHDLGIDATVDPWIQQLWNEINIIYNNIPSISFNIYDNNNKEIEERYDISILSNHHNNNNNDLNKIDRLSDVKVYNNIYMRELDVNDELKVCKIIGNTRITARDHYQDVRLIKLSFDKLVNYEPGDVIYLRPQNSSQQVDNFFNLLNKYNIPLDRNTIIKFKKKEIKLPYILQEPVTLEQLAKQYWDLNYKPRRSTIHLLASISDNQLEKDKFIEFTTSAGQEELFNYINRPRRNIIEVLNDFPHTAKKLNEKILFEIMSPIKPRVFSIASSNKYTKNQIELLVAVVKYKTKLVVPRFGLCSNWLASFKILNDSNDDNEENKILCWLQKGNFKFDYDKPMILIGPGTGLAPFRSLLLERASLKHNLTDTVLFFGCRYKDKDYHCRNDIEKLIDNNNLKVFCAFSRDQENKVYVQHIIRKQGELCWELLSKGGKIYLSGSSKNMPKDVRDEFVNLSKKFGNFNDDQSEEFVKELEKTGRYQTETWA, from the exons ATGGAAGCTCTTGACATAAAAATACTATATGGAAGTGAAACAGGAACTGCCCAAGATATTGCTGAAGGAATTTGGAAATTAGCGAAGAG gTGCGAATTAAAATGTTCAGTAATGTCTATGAATGATTatgatatcgaaaatattattaacgaAAAACTAATAATATTTGTTGTTTCAACAACTGGCCAAGGGGAATGTCCATCAAATATGCGTAAATTTTGGCgttttttattgcaaaaaaaattacctgataattttattgataatttaaaatatgcaGTACTTGGGTTAGGTGATAGctcatatgaaaaatataattatgctgctaaaaaattaaataaaaggcTATCACAATTAGGTGGTACATCATTAATATCAATTGGTTTAGCTGACGATCAACATGATTTAGGAATCGATGCTACTGTAGATCCATGGATACAACAATTAtggaatgaaataaatataatatataataatataccatcaatatcatttaatatttatgataataataataaagaaatagaAGAACGTTATGATATAAGTATCTTAAGTaatcatcataataataataacaatgatttaaataaaatagatcggTTATCGGATGTCAAAGTttataacaatatatatatgagagaACTAGATGTTAATGATGAACTGAaagtttgtaaaattattggTAACACAAGAATAACAGCTCGAGATCATTATCAAGATGtaagattaattaaattatcatttgataaattagtaaattatGAACCAGgtgatgttatttatttaagaccACAAAATTCATCTCAacaagttgataatttttttaatttactaaataaatataatattccaCTTGATAGAAAtactattattaaatttaaaaaaaaagaaataaaattaccatacATTTTACAAGAACCAGTAACGCTTGAACAACTTGCTAAACAATATTGggatttaaattacaaaccAAGAAGATCAACAATTCATTTACTAGCTTCAATTAGTGATAATCAATtggaaaaagataaatttattgaatttacaaCATCTGCTGGACaagaagaattatttaattatattaatcgaCCAAGAAGAAATATTATTGAAGTATTGAATGATTTTCCACATAcagctaaaaaattaaatgaaaaaatattatttgaaataatgtcACCAATAAAACCACGTGTTTTTAGTATTGcttcaagtaataaatatactaaaaatcaaattgaattATTGGTAGCTgttgttaaatataaaacaaaacttGTCGTACCACGTTTTGGTTTATGTTCTAATTGGTTGgcatcatttaaaattttaaatgatagtaatgatgataatgaagaaaataaaattttatgttggttacaaaaaggaaattttaaatttgattatgaTAAACCAATGATTTTAATTGGTCCTGGTACTGGACTTGCCCCATTTAGATCATTGTTACTTGAAAGAGCATCATTAAAACATAATTTAACCGatacagttttattttttggatgtAGATATAAAGATAAAGATTATCATTGTCGCaatgatattgaaaaattaattgataataataatttaaaagttttttgtgCTTTTTCACGAGATCAAGAAAATAAagt gtACGTCCAACATATTATACGTAAACAAGGAGAATTGTGCTGGGAATTATTATCTAAAGgtggtaaaatttatttgtcggGTAGTTCAAAAAATATGCCAAAAGATGTGAGAGAcgaatttgttaatttatcaaaaaaatttggcaATTTCAATGATGATCAATCCGAAGAATTTGTTAAAGAACTTGAAAAAACTGGACGATATCAAACAGAAACATGGgcataa
- the LOC130666706 gene encoding uncharacterized protein LOC130666706, with amino-acid sequence MDTIMMTYLIIIILVVITVTAAPLKIKLSDDIVVNNEIKNDDQEPNSLIKKINDSNKEDKKDLSTLKSKKDNLNEKSSYYQKYSYMIPENKYLSSLYDAKEKLIYNKKIKDSNIFYVRLPPVPYFYVPGLGYISNPPKFSTSNLRPGYSNKLPSFIAQNHHHQKINPFINLPIDFISNGKPISVYQWEKPFKNKKKQSLIKNLKKGPYGFNGKPTSIYLIGPDAQTSFYHQIY; translated from the exons ATGG ACACAATAATGATGacttatttgataattataatactgGTTGTGATTACTGTTACGGCGGCacctttaaaaataaaattatcggatgatattgttgttaataatgagataaaaaatgatgaccAAGAACCtaatagtttaattaaaaaaataaatgacagcAATAAAGAAGATAAAAAGGATTTATCtacattaaaatcaaaaaaagataatttaaatgaaaaatcatcatattatcaaaaatattcgtaTATGATAccagaaaataaatacttatcatCGTTATATGATGcaaaggaaaaattaatttataacaaaaaaataaaagatagtaatatattttacgttCGTTTACCACCAGTTCCTTATTTTTATGTACCAGGACTTGGTTACATTTCAAATCCACCAAAATTCTCGACGTCCAATTTAAGGCCTGgttatagtaataaattaccATCATTTATTGCTCAAAATCATCATCaccaaaaaataaatccatttataaatttaccgaTTGATTTTATAAGTAATGGAAAACCAATTTCAGTATATCAATGGGAAAAAcctttcaaaaataaaaaaaaacaaagtttaataaaaaatttaaaaaaaggacCTTACGGATTTAATGGTAAACCAacatctatatatttaattggaCCTGATGCCCAAACATCATTCTATCATCAGATATACTAa